In Clupea harengus chromosome 13, Ch_v2.0.2, whole genome shotgun sequence, one DNA window encodes the following:
- the fgfr2 gene encoding fibroblast growth factor receptor 2 isoform X5 has product MGSVSRGRPRKGLWVNAPSINGMSTGWAWLLGALLLSLATVSVARPPFHATEEEEATLEPEETPTKYQISKPTLCSVPPGELLRLSCPLPEAAAISWTKDGSALGLDNRTLIQQELLQIRDAVPTDSGLYACSALGVQGGQTLCFIVNVTDAISSGDDEDDTERSEDVGADGEQIRVPYWTMPEKMEKRLHAVPAANTVKFRCAAGGNPKPKMRWLKNARPFRQEDRMGGYKVRQQHWTLIMESVVPSDKGNYTCLVENEYGGINHTYTLDVVERSPHRPILQAGLPANTTVHVGQDAKFVCKVYSDAQPHIQWLQHITKNGSRYGLDGHPYVRVLKTAGVNTTDKEIEVLYLPNVTVTDAGEYTCLAGNSIGISYHTAWLTVLPAIEESSPPTFPPDYVEIAIYCIGVFLIACMVVIVLVCRMRTSTKKPDFGGQPAVHKLSKQIPLRRQVSSDSSSSMNSSTPLVRITTRRSSAHDDPIPEYDLPEDPRWEFSRDKLTLGKPLGEGCFGQVVMAEALGIDKDKAKEAVTVAVKMLKDDATEKDLSDLVSEMEMMKMIGKHKNIINLLGACTQDGPLYVIVEYASKGNLREYLRARRPPGMEYSYDISRVSDEQLTFKDLVSCTYQVARGMEYLASQKCIHRDLAARNVLVTESNVMKIADFGLARDVHNIDYYKKTTNGRLPVKWMAPEALFDRVYTHQSDVWSFGVLMWEIFTLGGSPYPGIPVEELFKLLKEGHRMDKPGNCTNELYMMMKDCWHAISSQRPTFKQLVEDLDRILTLATNEEYLDLRAPPEQYSPSFPDTHSSCSSGDDSVFSHDPLPDEPCLPKYQHISSKT; this is encoded by the exons AGACGCCGACCAAATACCAAATCTCTAAGCCCACGCTGTGCTCTGTGCCGCCGGGCGAGCTGCTGCGGCTGAGCTGCCCGCTGCCCGAGGCGGCCGCCATCTCCTGGACCAAAGACGGCTCGGCGCTGGGGCTAGACAACCGCACGCTCATCCAGCAGGAGCTGCTGCAGATCCGCGATGCCGTGCCCACAGACTCGGGCCTGTACGCGTGCAGCGCGCTGGGGGTGCAGGGCGGACAGACGCTCTGCTTCATAGTGAATGTGACAG ATGCCATCTCGTCAGGCGATGACGAAGACGACACGGAACGCTCAGAAGACGTTGGCGCGGACGGAGAACAGATAC GAGTGCCTTACTGGACGATGCCGGAGAAAATGGAGAAGAGGTTGCATGCGGTGCCGGCGGCCAACACTGTCAAGTTCCGCTGCGCGGCGGGAGGGAATCCCAAGCCCAAGATGCGCTGGCTGAAGAACGCCAGACCGTTCCGGCAGGAGGACCGTATGGGCGGATACAAG GTGCGGCAGCAGCACTGGACCCTCATCATGGAGAGCGTGGTGCCGTCAGATAAGGGCAACTACACCTGCTTAGTGGAGAACGAGTACGGCGGCATCAACCACACCTACACGCTGGACGTAGTCG AACGTTCTCCACACCGGCCCATCCTTCAGGCGGGTCTGCCAGCAAACACCACGGTGCATGTGGGGCAGGATGCTAAGTTTGTGTGTAAGGTCTACAGCGACGCCCAGCCGCACATTCAGTGGCTGCAGCACATCACTAAGAACGGCAGCCGATACGGCCTCGACGGACACCCCTACGTGCGGGTCCTCAAG ACCGCAGGTGTTAACACCACGGACAAAGAAATCGAAGTCCTCTACTTGCCCAATGTCACTGTTACGGATGCGGGCGAGTACACGTGTTTGGCGGGTAATTCTATTGGGATCTCCTATCACACTGCTTGGTTGACGGTGCTTCCAg CCATCGAGGAGAGCTCTCCCCCTACCTTCCCTCCGGACTACGTGGAGATCGCCATCTACTGCATCGGTGTCTTCCTCATCGCCTGCATGGTGGTGATCGTGTTGGTGTGCCGCATGCGCACCTCCACCAAGAAGCCCGACTTCGGCGGCCAGCCGGCCGTCCACAAACTCAGCAAGCAGATTCCTCTGCGCCGCCAG GTGTCGTCGGACTCTAGCTCCTCCATGAACTCTAGTACGCCGCTCGTGCGCATCACTACGAGACGGAGCTCCGCACACGACGACCCCATACCCGAGTATGACCTCCCCGAGGACCCGCGCTGGGAGTTCTCCAGAGACaa GCTGACGCTGGGGAAGCCGTTAGGCGAGGGCTGCTTTGGACAGGTGGTCATGGCTGAGGCTTTGGGCATCGATAAAGACAAAGCCAAGGAGGCCGTCACTGTAGCTGTGAAGATGCTCAAAG ATGACGCCACAGAGAAGGATCTGTCGGATTTGGTCTCTGAGatggagatgatgaagatgattgGAAAACACAAGAACATCATTAACTTGCTGGGGGCGTGCACGCAAGatg gcccTCTGTATGTGATTGTGGAGTATGCGTCGAAGGGAAACCTGCGGGAGTACCTGCGGGCGCGACGGCCTCCGGGGATGGAGTACTCCTACGACATCAGCCGCGTCTCCGACGAGCAGCTCACCTTCAAGGACCTGGTGTCCTGCACCTACCAGGTGGCCCGGGGCATGGAGTACCTGGCCTCGCAAAAG TGCATACACAGGGACCTGGCAGCCCGGAACGTTCTGGTCACCGAGAGCAATGTGATGAAGATCGCCGACTTCGGCCTGGCCAGAGACGTGCACAACATTGATTACTACAAAAAGACCACCAAC ggtcGTCTCCCCGTGAAATGGATGGCTCCGGAGGCACTGTTCGACCgagtttacacacaccagagtgaCGT cTGGTCATTCGGGGTGCTGATGTGGGAGATCTTCACCCTGGGGGGCTCGCCGTACCCGGGCATCCCGGTGGAGGAGCTCTTCAAGCTGCTGAAAGAGGGCCACCGCATGGACAAGCCCGGCAACTGCACCAACGAGCT gtacaTGATGATGAAAGACTGTTGGCACGCTATCTCCTCTCAGAGGCCCACCTTTAAGCAGCTGGTGGAGGACCTGGACCGGATCCTCACCCTGGCAACCAacgag GAGTATCTGGACCTGCGTGCTCCTCCTGAGCAGTACTCCCCCAGCTTCCCcgacacacacagttcctgctCCTCCGGGGACGACTCCGTCTTCTCCCACGACCCGCTGCCGGACGAGCCCTGCCTGCCCAAGTATCAGCATATCAGCTCCAAAACATGA
- the fgfr2 gene encoding fibroblast growth factor receptor 2 isoform X4, whose translation MGSVSRGRPRKGLWVNAPSINGMSTGWAWLLGALLLSLATVSVARPPFHATEEEEATLEPEETPTKYQISKPTLCSVPPGELLRLSCPLPEAAAISWTKDGSALGLDNRTLIQQELLQIRDAVPTDSGLYACSALGVQGGQTLCFIVNVTDAISSGDDEDDTERSEDVGADGEQIRVPYWTMPEKMEKRLHAVPAANTVKFRCAAGGNPKPKMRWLKNARPFRQEDRMGGYKVRQQHWTLIMESVVPSDKGNYTCLVENEYGGINHTYTLDVVERSPHRPILQAGLPANTTVHVGQDAKFVCKVYSDAQPHIQWLQHITKNGSRYGLDGHPYVRVLKTAGVNTTDKEIEVLYLPNVTVTDAGEYTCLAGNSIGISYHTAWLTVLPAIEESSPPTFPPDYVEIAIYCIGVFLIACMVVIVLVCRMRTSTKKPDFGGQPAVHKLSKQIPLRRQVTVSSDSSSSMNSSTPLVRITTRRSSAHDDPIPEYDLPEDPRWEFSRDKLTLGKPLGEGCFGQVVMAEALGIDKDKAKEAVTVAVKMLKDDATEKDLSDLVSEMEMMKMIGKHKNIINLLGACTQDGPLYVIVEYASKGNLREYLRARRPPGMEYSYDISRVSDEQLTFKDLVSCTYQVARGMEYLASQKCIHRDLAARNVLVTESNVMKIADFGLARDVHNIDYYKKTTNGRLPVKWMAPEALFDRVYTHQSDVWSFGVLMWEIFTLGGSPYPGIPVEELFKLLKEGHRMDKPGNCTNELYMMMKDCWHAISSQRPTFKQLVEDLDRILTLATNEEYLDLRAPPEQYSPSFPDTHSSCSSGDDSVFSHDPLPDEPCLPKYQHISSKT comes from the exons AGACGCCGACCAAATACCAAATCTCTAAGCCCACGCTGTGCTCTGTGCCGCCGGGCGAGCTGCTGCGGCTGAGCTGCCCGCTGCCCGAGGCGGCCGCCATCTCCTGGACCAAAGACGGCTCGGCGCTGGGGCTAGACAACCGCACGCTCATCCAGCAGGAGCTGCTGCAGATCCGCGATGCCGTGCCCACAGACTCGGGCCTGTACGCGTGCAGCGCGCTGGGGGTGCAGGGCGGACAGACGCTCTGCTTCATAGTGAATGTGACAG ATGCCATCTCGTCAGGCGATGACGAAGACGACACGGAACGCTCAGAAGACGTTGGCGCGGACGGAGAACAGATAC GAGTGCCTTACTGGACGATGCCGGAGAAAATGGAGAAGAGGTTGCATGCGGTGCCGGCGGCCAACACTGTCAAGTTCCGCTGCGCGGCGGGAGGGAATCCCAAGCCCAAGATGCGCTGGCTGAAGAACGCCAGACCGTTCCGGCAGGAGGACCGTATGGGCGGATACAAG GTGCGGCAGCAGCACTGGACCCTCATCATGGAGAGCGTGGTGCCGTCAGATAAGGGCAACTACACCTGCTTAGTGGAGAACGAGTACGGCGGCATCAACCACACCTACACGCTGGACGTAGTCG AACGTTCTCCACACCGGCCCATCCTTCAGGCGGGTCTGCCAGCAAACACCACGGTGCATGTGGGGCAGGATGCTAAGTTTGTGTGTAAGGTCTACAGCGACGCCCAGCCGCACATTCAGTGGCTGCAGCACATCACTAAGAACGGCAGCCGATACGGCCTCGACGGACACCCCTACGTGCGGGTCCTCAAG ACCGCAGGTGTTAACACCACGGACAAAGAAATCGAAGTCCTCTACTTGCCCAATGTCACTGTTACGGATGCGGGCGAGTACACGTGTTTGGCGGGTAATTCTATTGGGATCTCCTATCACACTGCTTGGTTGACGGTGCTTCCAg CCATCGAGGAGAGCTCTCCCCCTACCTTCCCTCCGGACTACGTGGAGATCGCCATCTACTGCATCGGTGTCTTCCTCATCGCCTGCATGGTGGTGATCGTGTTGGTGTGCCGCATGCGCACCTCCACCAAGAAGCCCGACTTCGGCGGCCAGCCGGCCGTCCACAAACTCAGCAAGCAGATTCCTCTGCGCCGCCAGGTAACA GTGTCGTCGGACTCTAGCTCCTCCATGAACTCTAGTACGCCGCTCGTGCGCATCACTACGAGACGGAGCTCCGCACACGACGACCCCATACCCGAGTATGACCTCCCCGAGGACCCGCGCTGGGAGTTCTCCAGAGACaa GCTGACGCTGGGGAAGCCGTTAGGCGAGGGCTGCTTTGGACAGGTGGTCATGGCTGAGGCTTTGGGCATCGATAAAGACAAAGCCAAGGAGGCCGTCACTGTAGCTGTGAAGATGCTCAAAG ATGACGCCACAGAGAAGGATCTGTCGGATTTGGTCTCTGAGatggagatgatgaagatgattgGAAAACACAAGAACATCATTAACTTGCTGGGGGCGTGCACGCAAGatg gcccTCTGTATGTGATTGTGGAGTATGCGTCGAAGGGAAACCTGCGGGAGTACCTGCGGGCGCGACGGCCTCCGGGGATGGAGTACTCCTACGACATCAGCCGCGTCTCCGACGAGCAGCTCACCTTCAAGGACCTGGTGTCCTGCACCTACCAGGTGGCCCGGGGCATGGAGTACCTGGCCTCGCAAAAG TGCATACACAGGGACCTGGCAGCCCGGAACGTTCTGGTCACCGAGAGCAATGTGATGAAGATCGCCGACTTCGGCCTGGCCAGAGACGTGCACAACATTGATTACTACAAAAAGACCACCAAC ggtcGTCTCCCCGTGAAATGGATGGCTCCGGAGGCACTGTTCGACCgagtttacacacaccagagtgaCGT cTGGTCATTCGGGGTGCTGATGTGGGAGATCTTCACCCTGGGGGGCTCGCCGTACCCGGGCATCCCGGTGGAGGAGCTCTTCAAGCTGCTGAAAGAGGGCCACCGCATGGACAAGCCCGGCAACTGCACCAACGAGCT gtacaTGATGATGAAAGACTGTTGGCACGCTATCTCCTCTCAGAGGCCCACCTTTAAGCAGCTGGTGGAGGACCTGGACCGGATCCTCACCCTGGCAACCAacgag GAGTATCTGGACCTGCGTGCTCCTCCTGAGCAGTACTCCCCCAGCTTCCCcgacacacacagttcctgctCCTCCGGGGACGACTCCGTCTTCTCCCACGACCCGCTGCCGGACGAGCCCTGCCTGCCCAAGTATCAGCATATCAGCTCCAAAACATGA
- the fgfr2 gene encoding fibroblast growth factor receptor 2 isoform X7 yields the protein MGSVSRGRPRKGLWVNAPSINGMSTGWAWLLGALLLSLATVSVARPPFHATEEEEATLEPEDAISSGDDEDDTERSEDVGADGEQIRVPYWTMPEKMEKRLHAVPAANTVKFRCAAGGNPKPKMRWLKNARPFRQEDRMGGYKVRQQHWTLIMESVVPSDKGNYTCLVENEYGGINHTYTLDVVERSPHRPILQAGLPANTTVHVGQDAKFVCKVYSDAQPHIQWLQHITKNGSRYGLDGHPYVRVLKTAGVNTTDKEIEVLYLPNVTVTDAGEYTCLAGNSIGISYHTAWLTVLPAIEESSPPTFPPDYVEIAIYCIGVFLIACMVVIVLVCRMRTSTKKPDFGGQPAVHKLSKQIPLRRQVTVSSDSSSSMNSSTPLVRITTRRSSAHDDPIPEYDLPEDPRWEFSRDKLTLGKPLGEGCFGQVVMAEALGIDKDKAKEAVTVAVKMLKVGKSLRVHRSFSPCFPDDATEKDLSDLVSEMEMMKMIGKHKNIINLLGACTQDGPLYVIVEYASKGNLREYLRARRPPGMEYSYDISRVSDEQLTFKDLVSCTYQVARGMEYLASQKCIHRDLAARNVLVTESNVMKIADFGLARDVHNIDYYKKTTNGRLPVKWMAPEALFDRVYTHQSDVWSFGVLMWEIFTLGGSPYPGIPVEELFKLLKEGHRMDKPGNCTNELYMMMKDCWHAISSQRPTFKQLVEDLDRILTLATNEEYLDLRAPPEQYSPSFPDTHSSCSSGDDSVFSHDPLPDEPCLPKYQHISSKT from the exons ATGCCATCTCGTCAGGCGATGACGAAGACGACACGGAACGCTCAGAAGACGTTGGCGCGGACGGAGAACAGATAC GAGTGCCTTACTGGACGATGCCGGAGAAAATGGAGAAGAGGTTGCATGCGGTGCCGGCGGCCAACACTGTCAAGTTCCGCTGCGCGGCGGGAGGGAATCCCAAGCCCAAGATGCGCTGGCTGAAGAACGCCAGACCGTTCCGGCAGGAGGACCGTATGGGCGGATACAAG GTGCGGCAGCAGCACTGGACCCTCATCATGGAGAGCGTGGTGCCGTCAGATAAGGGCAACTACACCTGCTTAGTGGAGAACGAGTACGGCGGCATCAACCACACCTACACGCTGGACGTAGTCG AACGTTCTCCACACCGGCCCATCCTTCAGGCGGGTCTGCCAGCAAACACCACGGTGCATGTGGGGCAGGATGCTAAGTTTGTGTGTAAGGTCTACAGCGACGCCCAGCCGCACATTCAGTGGCTGCAGCACATCACTAAGAACGGCAGCCGATACGGCCTCGACGGACACCCCTACGTGCGGGTCCTCAAG ACCGCAGGTGTTAACACCACGGACAAAGAAATCGAAGTCCTCTACTTGCCCAATGTCACTGTTACGGATGCGGGCGAGTACACGTGTTTGGCGGGTAATTCTATTGGGATCTCCTATCACACTGCTTGGTTGACGGTGCTTCCAg CCATCGAGGAGAGCTCTCCCCCTACCTTCCCTCCGGACTACGTGGAGATCGCCATCTACTGCATCGGTGTCTTCCTCATCGCCTGCATGGTGGTGATCGTGTTGGTGTGCCGCATGCGCACCTCCACCAAGAAGCCCGACTTCGGCGGCCAGCCGGCCGTCCACAAACTCAGCAAGCAGATTCCTCTGCGCCGCCAGGTAACA GTGTCGTCGGACTCTAGCTCCTCCATGAACTCTAGTACGCCGCTCGTGCGCATCACTACGAGACGGAGCTCCGCACACGACGACCCCATACCCGAGTATGACCTCCCCGAGGACCCGCGCTGGGAGTTCTCCAGAGACaa GCTGACGCTGGGGAAGCCGTTAGGCGAGGGCTGCTTTGGACAGGTGGTCATGGCTGAGGCTTTGGGCATCGATAAAGACAAAGCCAAGGAGGCCGTCACTGTAGCTGTGAAGATGCTCAAAG TGGGCAAGTCTTTACGCGTGCATCGttccttctctccctgcttCCCAGATGACGCCACAGAGAAGGATCTGTCGGATTTGGTCTCTGAGatggagatgatgaagatgattgGAAAACACAAGAACATCATTAACTTGCTGGGGGCGTGCACGCAAGatg gcccTCTGTATGTGATTGTGGAGTATGCGTCGAAGGGAAACCTGCGGGAGTACCTGCGGGCGCGACGGCCTCCGGGGATGGAGTACTCCTACGACATCAGCCGCGTCTCCGACGAGCAGCTCACCTTCAAGGACCTGGTGTCCTGCACCTACCAGGTGGCCCGGGGCATGGAGTACCTGGCCTCGCAAAAG TGCATACACAGGGACCTGGCAGCCCGGAACGTTCTGGTCACCGAGAGCAATGTGATGAAGATCGCCGACTTCGGCCTGGCCAGAGACGTGCACAACATTGATTACTACAAAAAGACCACCAAC ggtcGTCTCCCCGTGAAATGGATGGCTCCGGAGGCACTGTTCGACCgagtttacacacaccagagtgaCGT cTGGTCATTCGGGGTGCTGATGTGGGAGATCTTCACCCTGGGGGGCTCGCCGTACCCGGGCATCCCGGTGGAGGAGCTCTTCAAGCTGCTGAAAGAGGGCCACCGCATGGACAAGCCCGGCAACTGCACCAACGAGCT gtacaTGATGATGAAAGACTGTTGGCACGCTATCTCCTCTCAGAGGCCCACCTTTAAGCAGCTGGTGGAGGACCTGGACCGGATCCTCACCCTGGCAACCAacgag GAGTATCTGGACCTGCGTGCTCCTCCTGAGCAGTACTCCCCCAGCTTCCCcgacacacacagttcctgctCCTCCGGGGACGACTCCGTCTTCTCCCACGACCCGCTGCCGGACGAGCCCTGCCTGCCCAAGTATCAGCATATCAGCTCCAAAACATGA
- the fgfr2 gene encoding fibroblast growth factor receptor 2 isoform X3, which produces MGSVSRGRPRKGLWVNAPSINGMSTGWAWLLGALLLSLATVSVARPPFHATEEEEATLEPEETPTKYQISKPTLCSVPPGELLRLSCPLPEAAAISWTKDGSALGLDNRTLIQQELLQIRDAVPTDSGLYACSALGVQGGQTLCFIVNVTDAISSGDDEDDTERSEDVGADGEQIRVPYWTMPEKMEKRLHAVPAANTVKFRCAAGGNPKPKMRWLKNARPFRQEDRMGGYKVRQQHWTLIMESVVPSDKGNYTCLVENEYGGINHTYTLDVVERSPHRPILQAGLPANTTVHVGQDAKFVCKVYSDAQPHIQWLQHITKNGSRYGLDGHPYVRVLKTAGVNTTDKEIEVLYLPNVTVTDAGEYTCLAGNSIGISYHTAWLTVLPAIEESSPPTFPPDYVEIAIYCIGVFLIACMVVIVLVCRMRTSTKKPDFGGQPAVHKLSKQIPLRRQVSSDSSSSMNSSTPLVRITTRRSSAHDDPIPEYDLPEDPRWEFSRDKLTLGKPLGEGCFGQVVMAEALGIDKDKAKEAVTVAVKMLKVGKSLRVHRSFSPCFPDDATEKDLSDLVSEMEMMKMIGKHKNIINLLGACTQDGPLYVIVEYASKGNLREYLRARRPPGMEYSYDISRVSDEQLTFKDLVSCTYQVARGMEYLASQKCIHRDLAARNVLVTESNVMKIADFGLARDVHNIDYYKKTTNGRLPVKWMAPEALFDRVYTHQSDVWSFGVLMWEIFTLGGSPYPGIPVEELFKLLKEGHRMDKPGNCTNELYMMMKDCWHAISSQRPTFKQLVEDLDRILTLATNEEYLDLRAPPEQYSPSFPDTHSSCSSGDDSVFSHDPLPDEPCLPKYQHISSKT; this is translated from the exons AGACGCCGACCAAATACCAAATCTCTAAGCCCACGCTGTGCTCTGTGCCGCCGGGCGAGCTGCTGCGGCTGAGCTGCCCGCTGCCCGAGGCGGCCGCCATCTCCTGGACCAAAGACGGCTCGGCGCTGGGGCTAGACAACCGCACGCTCATCCAGCAGGAGCTGCTGCAGATCCGCGATGCCGTGCCCACAGACTCGGGCCTGTACGCGTGCAGCGCGCTGGGGGTGCAGGGCGGACAGACGCTCTGCTTCATAGTGAATGTGACAG ATGCCATCTCGTCAGGCGATGACGAAGACGACACGGAACGCTCAGAAGACGTTGGCGCGGACGGAGAACAGATAC GAGTGCCTTACTGGACGATGCCGGAGAAAATGGAGAAGAGGTTGCATGCGGTGCCGGCGGCCAACACTGTCAAGTTCCGCTGCGCGGCGGGAGGGAATCCCAAGCCCAAGATGCGCTGGCTGAAGAACGCCAGACCGTTCCGGCAGGAGGACCGTATGGGCGGATACAAG GTGCGGCAGCAGCACTGGACCCTCATCATGGAGAGCGTGGTGCCGTCAGATAAGGGCAACTACACCTGCTTAGTGGAGAACGAGTACGGCGGCATCAACCACACCTACACGCTGGACGTAGTCG AACGTTCTCCACACCGGCCCATCCTTCAGGCGGGTCTGCCAGCAAACACCACGGTGCATGTGGGGCAGGATGCTAAGTTTGTGTGTAAGGTCTACAGCGACGCCCAGCCGCACATTCAGTGGCTGCAGCACATCACTAAGAACGGCAGCCGATACGGCCTCGACGGACACCCCTACGTGCGGGTCCTCAAG ACCGCAGGTGTTAACACCACGGACAAAGAAATCGAAGTCCTCTACTTGCCCAATGTCACTGTTACGGATGCGGGCGAGTACACGTGTTTGGCGGGTAATTCTATTGGGATCTCCTATCACACTGCTTGGTTGACGGTGCTTCCAg CCATCGAGGAGAGCTCTCCCCCTACCTTCCCTCCGGACTACGTGGAGATCGCCATCTACTGCATCGGTGTCTTCCTCATCGCCTGCATGGTGGTGATCGTGTTGGTGTGCCGCATGCGCACCTCCACCAAGAAGCCCGACTTCGGCGGCCAGCCGGCCGTCCACAAACTCAGCAAGCAGATTCCTCTGCGCCGCCAG GTGTCGTCGGACTCTAGCTCCTCCATGAACTCTAGTACGCCGCTCGTGCGCATCACTACGAGACGGAGCTCCGCACACGACGACCCCATACCCGAGTATGACCTCCCCGAGGACCCGCGCTGGGAGTTCTCCAGAGACaa GCTGACGCTGGGGAAGCCGTTAGGCGAGGGCTGCTTTGGACAGGTGGTCATGGCTGAGGCTTTGGGCATCGATAAAGACAAAGCCAAGGAGGCCGTCACTGTAGCTGTGAAGATGCTCAAAG TGGGCAAGTCTTTACGCGTGCATCGttccttctctccctgcttCCCAGATGACGCCACAGAGAAGGATCTGTCGGATTTGGTCTCTGAGatggagatgatgaagatgattgGAAAACACAAGAACATCATTAACTTGCTGGGGGCGTGCACGCAAGatg gcccTCTGTATGTGATTGTGGAGTATGCGTCGAAGGGAAACCTGCGGGAGTACCTGCGGGCGCGACGGCCTCCGGGGATGGAGTACTCCTACGACATCAGCCGCGTCTCCGACGAGCAGCTCACCTTCAAGGACCTGGTGTCCTGCACCTACCAGGTGGCCCGGGGCATGGAGTACCTGGCCTCGCAAAAG TGCATACACAGGGACCTGGCAGCCCGGAACGTTCTGGTCACCGAGAGCAATGTGATGAAGATCGCCGACTTCGGCCTGGCCAGAGACGTGCACAACATTGATTACTACAAAAAGACCACCAAC ggtcGTCTCCCCGTGAAATGGATGGCTCCGGAGGCACTGTTCGACCgagtttacacacaccagagtgaCGT cTGGTCATTCGGGGTGCTGATGTGGGAGATCTTCACCCTGGGGGGCTCGCCGTACCCGGGCATCCCGGTGGAGGAGCTCTTCAAGCTGCTGAAAGAGGGCCACCGCATGGACAAGCCCGGCAACTGCACCAACGAGCT gtacaTGATGATGAAAGACTGTTGGCACGCTATCTCCTCTCAGAGGCCCACCTTTAAGCAGCTGGTGGAGGACCTGGACCGGATCCTCACCCTGGCAACCAacgag GAGTATCTGGACCTGCGTGCTCCTCCTGAGCAGTACTCCCCCAGCTTCCCcgacacacacagttcctgctCCTCCGGGGACGACTCCGTCTTCTCCCACGACCCGCTGCCGGACGAGCCCTGCCTGCCCAAGTATCAGCATATCAGCTCCAAAACATGA